TCCGAAAGCATCACAAGGCACAAGATCAACAGGCTGCCTGTGGTCGAGGATGAGAAACTTGTCGGAATTGTCACACGCGGAGATATCATCCGCGGACTTGGTAAACTGTAAAGGGATTATATGAATTTCATTGAAGGCGGTATCTGTGCGGTAAAAGGCGTACGTGCCGGCGGTATCAAACCCACAAAGATGGGAATGGCGGTCGTTCAGGCTGAGGGAAATGCTGCCGGGGTGTATACCAGGAACAAGGTAATTGCAGCTCCGCTGGTGGTAACTAGGGAGCATATCTCAAAGAACGGCAGGCTAGCCGGACTGATCGTTAACAGTGGCAATGCAAATGCTTTCACAGGTACTCAGGGTCTTGATGATGCCAGAACCATGGCGTCCATACTTGCATCAAAACTGGGTGTCCATGAAGAAGTCATAGGCGTGGCTTCCACTGGAGTTGTGGGACGTAAACTGGATACAGACTGGATCAGCAATCATCTGGATGAGGTCATGGAATCCATGGGCGAGGATGCAGATGCAAGCATGAAAGCAGCCCGCGCGATCATGACGACCGACACAGTCCCCAAGGAAGTTGCCATCGAGATGGAGTCCGGTGTCCGCATTGGAGGTATCGCCAAGGGTTCAGGTATGATCGAGCCGAATATGGGTACCATGCTTGCCTTCGTCTACACGGATGCAGAAGTATCATCCGATGTGTTGGAGTCGTGCCTGAAAGTTGCAGTTGACAAGAGCTTCAACATGATAGTGGTGGACGGTGATACGAGCACCAACGACATGGTACTGCTGACAGCCACAGGACAGTCCGGCATCACTCCCGAACAAACCGACCTTCAGGCAGGTCTTGACCTCGTACTCACCGAGCTTGCCAAGATGATAGCCATAGACGGCGAAGGAGCCACCAAGCTGATAGAATCCAAGGTCACAGGTGCAGCAAGTTCGGAAGATGCCCGCCTTGTCGCCAAGTCGATAGTCCGCTCCCCGCTGGTCAAATCCGCCATCTTCGGAGAGGATCCCAACTGGGGACGTGTCGTTGTGGCAGCAGGCTACTCAGGTGCCGATATGGACCAGACGAAGGTATCTCTCTCCTTCTCAGCCGGAACCGAGGTTGTCGAACTTGTAAAGGACGGTCAGGTTGTCAGGAACGATGAGGAAAGTCTGTCACAGCTCAAATCTATTATGGCTAAGGAAGAGATATGCATCATAACCGACCTCGGTATGGGACATGAGAGTGCGACTGCATGGGGCTGTGATTTGACGTACGATTATGTCAGGATCAATGCCGAGTATACGACCTAATACTTATTCGTGATCTGAGGGAGTAATCCCTCTGAGGTTCTTTTTACATTGTTGCTTTTTTTCCTTTTTCAAACTCTATTCTTTATTATTTTGAGCCAATTTAGAAAAATATATATAATGATTCTATTAATTGCTGTTGTAATTATTTTAATATGATTGGTAACCTAATAGACACTTTGATTTGACAGCAATAATTGGATAGTTATCATGTTTTCTCAAAAAAAGACAATTTACATACTTATATCCCTTTTATTCATCATCATAACATTCTTACCTCAGGTGTCTGCCACAAATGAACCGGTCCCGATCAAGGTTTCTTATCCATCTATAACCAATGTACATACAATGGATTTTTCTCCTGATGAAAAGTTCCTTGTAATTGGGGACTATTATGGAGATATCCTTATCTGGAATCTCGAGACTGGAGAGAACATATCTGATCCTAACAATGTAACAGAAAAAGAGCGTTTAATGGCTCTTCTTGGTAAACATGACAAAACACATGTGTATTCTGTAAAATTCTCTCCTGATGGAAAGTATGTTCTGACAGGAGGGACTCTATTTGATTTTGAATCATATGCTATAGGATACCGTGAACGTGACAACCCTGGAATTTCTATATCCGAGGTCTACTTATGGGATGTTGAAACAGGCGAATATCTAAAACACTATATGAAAAATGATGTAGTAACAAGTGTAGCATTTTCTCCTGATGGAAAGTACTATGCAGCTTCTTTTAGCAATGATATATCAAATGGAACTAACATTGTTAAAATTTGGTCAATATTGCCGCAAACATCAATCGTATCTCTGGAAAGTAACAATGACGAGGTATCCTCATTAGCATTTACTCCAGATGGTCGTTACCTTTCTGTGAATTACCTTAACGATGAAAAACCCTCAAAAACCATTTTTTGGGATTGGAAAAATGAAACTCCCAGCTTTAGTTTGAACACAGGGTCTCTAGAAGAGATTCAATTTTCAAATGATGGAAGTATATTTGCAGGTCGTTCCAGAAATACGAATTCAATACAAATATTCAATTCTACGAATGGAAATCTATATCGGGACTTTAAAATGTATGGGATGGCTGATTCATTTGTTTCATATGACCTTTCTCCAGATGGGAAATATGTTGCAGTTGTTTACGATGGCAATCTGCTGGTATGGGATGTTGATACCGAGGAAAAGATTGCAGACTTTTCTATGAGCTCAAATGCTTATTGGCTTGATTGTGTTTCTTTTTCTCCAAATATGACTTATCTTGCAAACGGTGGCGACCTTTTTGAGAGTTCGGAGTACTATCAATCAGCTGAGAAGGCATTTTCAAATGCATATGAAGATGGAATTTTCTTTGAGGTTTATAGTACAATGCTAAGCGGTGATGCTGTTTTTCTCTGGGACTTTCAGGATATAAAGGAAAATGAGTATATAGAGGATACATTGGATACACTTTTTTATATCACCAGAATAGCTTTTGCTGTCACTTCTATTCTGGTTTTTTTCATAATATTCTTTATTGCCCCGATACGAAGAAAGAAAGCTGAAAAGTAGTGGTTTCATGTATCTTTTTTGAAATATGAAAAACATTTCAGGGCCGAAATATAGAATAACAATACAATAGTTAGGGTATCTGAGGAAGACAATGTACAAAATATACGTGGACGGACAGCATGGAACCACTGGCTTACTGGTAAATGAACGTCTGGCGAACCATCCAGAGGTGGAGATTCTGGAAATTCCCTACGAAAAGCGCCATGACAGGGAACTAAGGAAGAATTTGCTCAACGAGGCTGACCTGGTATTCCTCTGCCTTCCGGATGAAGCGGTCGAAGATACCGTGGGTCTGGTCACAAATCCGAACACGAAGATCATCGACGCATCAACAGCTAACCGTATCAATGATTCATGGGCTTACGGATTACCCGAACTCTCCGCCGCACACAGGGAAAAGGTGGCCGGTGCAAGCAGGGTTTCCAACCCCGGCTGCCACGCAACGGCATCTATCGTTGCACTGTATCCACTGGTAGAGGAAGGCATCATTTCAAAGGAAACAGCTGTCCCGTTGTTCTCGATCACCGGCTACACCGGTGGCGGGAAGAAAATGATCGAAACCTATGAAACTACAGAATTGCAGGCCTACAAAGCACCAAGGCAATACGCATTGGGTCTTACTCACAAGCATGTGCCTGAGATCATGGTTCAATCCGGTTTAAAGGTGAATCCTATTCTCATGCCGGTAGTTTCTAATTTTCCAAGGGGACTGGCGGTCACATTGCCTCTGTCCGTGAAGGATCTGGAAATATCAGTTACAAAACAGGCCTTGTATGAGCTCTACCGGAAATATTATGGAGATTCCATATTCATCCGTGTTCACGTAGTTGATGAGACAGAGGATCTGGTGGATAATGCCTTTGATGTGCAGGGAAGCAATGATACAAACTATCTGGACCTTTACATTTACGGCAACGAGGAGCAGATACAGGTGATTTCCCGTCTTGACAATCTGGGCAAAGGTGCTTCAGGCGCAGCCATACAGAACATGAACATCATGCTTGGCATGGATGAGACGACCGGTCTTTTGTGAGGCCGGTTGTGTTTTTGGAATTATCATTTAGGTAGATTCCAAATATATAATTATAGAATCCCCCAGTTGAAAGGAAAATTCAGCTATGTCTATCTGGCAATCTTGTTGCTTAAATAGGGGAAATATCTGTTTTTAAACCCAGTTTCAATCAATACGATAAAAATAAATATGATTCATTGATTTTATATATTCCTGTAATATTTTTTCAAATTCCATTGATATATTTGAAACTTGTTACCAACTTATGAGTTCATCACCATGACAGAATACAAAAAGAAGATTGCTTCGATTATTTTCTTGTTACTCTTAATGTCCATAGTTCCAGGAGTAATGACAGATGTCTGGGATTTTGTCTCTCCAGCAAAATCACTTGACGAGTTTGAGCCCTATAAAACATCACTCGTAGCTGGAAGTGGTGTGAAAAATATAGACATTTCACCTGATGGAAAATTTGTTGTAAGCAGCACACTTGGGATAGTAAACCTATGGGATACAGCGGATCTCGACTTACTCTATGGTTATCATGTTATGAATGATGAAAGCGGTGCTACTGTAAAACAACGTGAACCATACTACAATCTTGTAGACATTGAGTTTTCTAAACCAGGAAACTACTATTTAGTAGGTTCCAATAGCAATCATCCGCATTATGGCGGAATGACAGCATCACATCTGACACTTTACAACATGACACATAGCATAGGTGTTGCAAGCAGAACTTTCAGAACTCATCAGATAAACGATATTCTCATAGAAGATACCGCTATTTCCCCGGACGAAACTACCTATGCTGCCTGTACGGAAATGACTGCAAACCCTGAGAGTTGTACAATAACTTTATGGGATATTGAAACTGGCGAAGTTGTGAATTCAATTACAAGTGATAATTACAAAGCAACCTCGATCACATTCACACCTGATGGAAAATATCTGGTTGCAAGTTTTGACAACAGTATCAACCCTGACAGAATAGTTGTTTTTGATCTGGAAAATGAAGAGATTGTCAGGACGATAAAGGAAAGGGCGGTTGCTGACCTTCAATTCTCTGATGATGGAAATATCCTTGCGGCAGGTAGTATTTATCGCAGTGAGGTAATTGTCTGGGATGGAAACTCTTACGAGGAACTGTACCGTTTGAGGGGATTGGAACTTTCACCTGACAGCACTGCATTGTCAAGGGATAGAAAGTATATCATGGCTATGGACTATTCCAGGCTTATCGTATGGGATATCGAGTCGAAAAGAAAGATTGTGAGTAGCAGACATCGAAAAATTGATTTTGTAGATTCATTCTCATCAGGTACGTTCTCAGATGATGGAAAGTATGTTGTAATAGCATTAGTAGTAAAGAGAGGTTCCGAGTATACTATACAGCCCGATTATAACTCAGGAATGGTCTTTATCTATGATTTTGAAGAGATATTGGATGCTTATTATGAATAAGTATCCATGCGTTTACCCATTTAATCCCTCTACTCACATCCAATCTTTATATATAAATTCCAGTCATATCCTATATTCACCGGGTGTGAGTTATGGAAATAGAAGATTGGGAGAAGAAATACGCAAAAGCATTTGAGAATATCAAAGCTTCATTGGGCGATATCAGGGGAGTTTTCGTAGCCTATAATAGTAACATCGATGCTATCAAGCACATAAAAGAAGAGGAAATGAAGAAGCTTGTGGGCATCATTGGTTGCGGTTCCATCCAGAAGAGGGTTGTGGAGTATCCCCGTGTGATCGATGATCCGGTTGATTTCATGGCGAGGCTTGTAATCTCAATGCGTGACGGGAAGGCTGCGGAAGTGCCAACCCATACTACTGATATCCATGACTGGCTCATGGACAATCTTGTCTTTGATTATGCCCGGATGGGGGGACAGGCTGGCATCATGTCCAACCTGCTGGCAAACCTGGGACTGAACAACGTTATCACCTATGTGCCGTGGTTATCCCGGGAGCAGGCCGAATACTTCGTGGATTCACCCAACCTGAAATATCCTTTCATCGAGGACGGAAAACTAATTCTAAGACACCCCATGCATATCCGGGACCGTGAGCAAAAGCCCAAGGTGAACTGGATAATAGAGTACTCAAAGGGAACCAAAGTCTGCTGTGCAGGGGAATGCTTCAAAGTGCCCAGGGACAACCGTCTTATTGTCTCATCCAGACCCGACTGGCTACGGATCAATATGGACAGTAAGATATACGAGAAGCTTCCCCAGATCCGGGATCAGATCGACGGAGCCATACTTGCAGGTTATCAGATCATCAGGGAGGATTACGGAGATGGCCTGAGCTATCATCACTATGTTGAGAGGGCTGTCAATGTTATCGAATCCCTCAAAGAGTGTAATCCCGACATGCCTATCCATGTTGAGTTCACGTCCATACAGAACAAGGTTATCCGAAAAGCAATACTGACCGATATAGTGAAAAAGCATGTAACTTCTCTTGGCCTTGATACGATCGAGGTTGCCAATGCCCTTAATGTACTGGGTTACGAGCGCCTGGCCTACGATGCCATGGGTAAAGATGAGGATAGCGTCATTGCCCTTTACAAAGGTGCGATCATACTCCTTGAAAAGCTTGAGTTGGAGGTAGTCAACATACACTCGCTCGGCCACTTCATGTCCCTTGTATCACAGGAAAGCCCGATTGATGTGGAGGACTACAGGGAAGCACTTCTGTTTGCTTCAATACTTGCTGCTACCCAGGCATCAACAGGCGGTATCAGCAGTATAGAAGATGCGGAAATAGGTCTCAGGGTTCCTGTTTATGAAAAGGGATATGAGAATCTGTACAGCCTGGCCTCGTATCTTGTAAGGCAGGGTATCTGCACCATGGAAGATTTCGAGAACGGGTGTGTAAATGCTCTTGGACACAGTCTCGTGATCGTACCTACAAAAGTAGTAAAAGACCCTGTTGGCACCGTAGGCATAGGGGATGCTATCTCGGCAGGAACTTTTATTGCAATGCTGACCAAGATCAAAGAAAAGGGCAGAGTGAAATGCCCGGAGTAGATGCATGAATATTCTCTGCGCTTATAATGCCAATATCGATGCCATCTATAAGGTGGACGGTCAGAAGATGTCCGAAATTGCTGAAGGATATAAGGAGGAAATAGCTGAGAAGATGAAAGATCCTCCGGGTCATATATCTTCTATACCTGATTTCTTTGCAGGGCTCTTTATATGCATGAGGCATGGAACCGGTGCCGAATGGTTGATTCGGGACAAAGAGGTATTCAACTGGCTTCGGACTAACTTTCTGAAAGCTTCGTTCATGAGGATGGGCGGCAATATGGGTATTATGGCAAATGTCCTCTCTGAACTCGGCGCATCCAGGGTGGTTCCAAATGTGGCAAATCCATCCGAGTTGCAGATGTCTTTTTTCTCGGAAAGGGCAATATACATTCCAGATGGAGGTGAAGCAGTAAGCAGCAGGGATCAGGAAATATTGGCAAAACATATTGGCGATGAAGGTGAGCTGATACATTTTGTCTTTGATTTCAAACAGGGTGACAGCTTTGTTTTTTCCGGGAATGGGATATCAGTACCCAGAGAGAATAGGTTCATTGCAAGCTATGATCCGCTAAATCTGGAACTTCACATCGATGAACAGTTCAGGAACTATGCTCTTGAACATATAAATGAAATGGACGGGGCGCTTATCTCGGGTTATCATCTGCTCAGAGAAGAGTATCCTGACGGGAGCAGCTATAAGGAAAAGCTTAACAGATCAATAAAACAGCTGAGTGAGTGGAAAAAGCGAAACAAACACCTGCATATCCATGCTGAGCTGGGACATTTTGAATCGGAAGAAATGGCAAATGATGTGTTCAACAGTCTGGTTCCGGTTGTTGATAATATCGGATTGAACGAGGATGAGCTCGCAACACTGGCCCGTATGAATGAACTGGATGCTGCGGGCATTCTTGAAATGGATTCAAGAGCCATAATTGAAACTGCAGTGTCCCTGTGCAAAGCTTCAGGTCAGAAAAGGCTACAGGTTCATACACACGAGTTTGTTTTGTCGGTGTCATCAGATACACGCTCAGAAGCGGAGCAGGTACTTGAGTCACTGCACTTCGGGGTGGACTGTGCTGCAACTTTTGCATGCTACGGTAAACTCTACAGCCGGGAAGAACTTCTGCAGATCGCTTCCAGTATAAGTGAAAGTAAGACCGGTAAAAAGCAGATGCAGAAGATCATCGACTACATCCCTCCCGGTGAGTATGACATTACAAGAAGATACTCTGTTTTCAGGAAATACCGGGGATATTCCATATGTGCCGTTCCGACACGAATCTGCGCTGAGCCGGTAGCAACCGTAGGACTTGGAGACACGATCTCTTCCGCTATATTCTTAAGAGAACTCGAACTTAGAGCATGACAATGTACACACTTTTCCGTGAGAACTTCAACCTGGAATATACGCTTGATTGCGGCCAGGTTTTCAGATGGGATTATATCGACGGCTGGTGGACAGGGGTGGTCAACGGTGATGTGGTACGCCTTCAGCAGGATCCAAAAAGCGGTGAGGTTCTGGTGGATTCAGGATTACCAGAGTCTTTTTTTGAGAATTATTTCCGCTTTGACGATGACCTCGATACAATCCTGCAGGAGGTCAATAAGGATGAGTTCATGGATGAAGCTATAAGGAAATACAGGGGTCTGCGTCTGATAAGACAGGATCCATGGGAATGCCTCATATCCTATATACTTGCAACCGCCTGGAGTATTCCCAATATCAAACGCGGTATTTCCATGCTGTGCAAAAATTACGGGGAGGAAATAGAGGAAGGCTACTATAGTTTTCCAGATCCTGCTTCACTTATACATGCATGTGACGAGGACATGAGGGCCTGCAAGCTTGGTTTCAGGGGCGGACGTGTTATAAAGGCAGCAAGGCATGTGGAGGAAGGGAACCTTGTGCTGGATGACATTTTCAAAATGGATTATGATGCTGCAAAACAGAGGCTGATGTTCCTTGAAGGCATAGGGGAAAAGGTTGCGGACTGCATACTCCTTTTTGCGTTTGAGAAAATGGAGGCTTTCCCGGTTGATACTCATGTGGAAAAGGTTGTAAGGACCATATACGGAAATCAGGATTACTTCAACGGTGTTGTTACAAAAAGCAAGATAGGTAACTGGGGTCGTATGTATTTCGGAAGATACTGTGGATATGCACAGCAGTACTTCTTTTACCAGAAAAGACAGGAAGGCCTGCTTTGAGTTTATGGAATTCCGTTTTTTTGCCACTTTCTCATAAACACCCGGAAATCAGCATCTCTGATATTGCAGAGTTGTTTATTTTCAAGTATCATGTGTTCTTTTTTCACAGCTTTTGAAAGCTGCTTACCCATGGAACAGTCCGTCAGCCTGTTTTCAAGGACTTCTCTTGCAGTGGGGAACTTCCTTCTGATATCCGCAACATATCTTCCATCCTCAATGTAGAGTGCAAAAGTTTCATCTGCTCCTTCATACTTGGACCTGAAACCCTGTGAATGATCGCGTACCCATATAGGGGGTCCATGATGCTTTTTCACCAGAGGGAGAGCTGATGAGAGTAACTCTATAACCACAACAGAATCTTCACCTGACCATGTGCCGCTATTTATTACGGTAAACTCATATTGCTCAAGAAGTGCCTTCACACTTATTTCCATTTTATCAAGCTGGGGATACAGGACGTCTTCGACAAGGTCCGGAGTCTTAAAGACAATTGCCAGAAAGGAGCTTCCACGCTCTTCTATGATTCCGGATATTTCATCGTCATTCAGGGGTTTTTGCGGTTTTGGAAAAAAGAATTCCAGTGAAGGCCTGTCTAGATATGATCTGCATATTTCAATGAAGCGGGCAAATTTGTCAACTGAAAGTGCAGCAGCAACGTTTCTCCCGGGGTCAGTGGGGTCGACGACCACAAGAGGCTCTTCATGCTTAGCGGTCCCATGTCCCAGCAGATCGATGACCATTCCGGGCTTCCACTCGCATGCGTCTGAGACAACGTCCTTGAAAGAACCATAGTGGATTATCAGTAATTCAGCAAGGTAGCCGGAAAATCCCTGGGTGCGAAGTTCGGAACCATAGACGCCTGTACCCTTCATTAACTGTTTTAACAGCAGTACCTCATCCTGGAGTTCATCTATATGTTCTTTTACAAAACTGTTATGGAAGGGTGTCCTGTCAACTGCCGATTTGATACAGGATGCCGAGTTGACCGCAAAGCATGGCACCAGATCCACGTCGAATCCCCTGTATCTCATATTAAGATACGGATGCTCGGCATATCTCTCTTCAAAAGCCTCCGCATCTTTTGCGATCTCCCTTGAAATCAGAAGGCCGGATTCTTCAAGTTCCTCCCTGCTGGTCTCCTCAGGAAATGAGATAAAAATATCAAGATCATGGGTGCCTGATATCCACGTTCCTCTGGCAGCAGAACCCACAAGCATTGCTCTGCCAATGTCGATATCCATTTTTCGGGCAGTATCAGTTGCTTTTTCGAGCAGTTCATCCACTACCATGAAAAGTTTTCTTTTCTCCTCATCGGAAGGCTTGATCTTCTTCAGAACTTCCTTTTGGATATCCTCTCCAGGTTTATCTGCTGCGGTCATGGTTCTCCCAGTTGATATTGTTTTTCAGATACCAGGTTATGTGTGAATAAAGATAAGCCGGGCTGCTGCTAAGTGTATAATTCTCTGTGAAATCAGGACTGGGACTTTTCCTGACTATTTTCCCCATTAAAAAGCCCGATATTCTCTTTTTTGATAACATGGTTGTGGTTCTTATAACCAAGAATATCGGCTATCATGTTTGTGTGCTTGCCCTTTATCTTTTCCAGTTCCCCGGAAGTGTAGTCTGTAATTCCCTTGGCAAAGGTTTCTCCATCACATTTTATCTCTATGATATCTCCCCGATCAAAAACACCTTCCACATTAACGATACCCGAGGGCAGCAGGCTCATGCTGTTAAGAATGGCATCCCTTGCACCGGTATCCACTTCAACCGATCCGCATGTTTTTGAAAGCAGTATCCATCTTATCCTGTTCTTATGGATTTCCTCATTGGCAACGAACAGAGTGCCTATTTCCTCGGCATCCAGGATATTTTTAACAACGTTCTCCACATTGCTGTTAGCAATTACCATGTTGCAGCCGGACATATGGCAGATCTTGGCAGCTTCGATCTTCGTTCTCATTCCTCCGACCCCTTTCATACTGGTCGGACTGCCTCCATAGCTTTCCACTTCGGGTGTGATCTCCTCTATAACACTTATGAACTTTGCATCATGATTCCGTTTTGGGTTCTTGTCATAGAGGCCATCGATATCTGACAGTATTATCAGAAGGTCGGCTTCGATCTTGCTTGCCACCATAGCAGAGAGCTTATCATTATCGCCGAAGGTAGCTTCGATCTCATTGACGCAGATCGGGTCGTTCTCATTGATTATAGGGATCACGCCATAGCTGAGCAATGTGGATATACTGTTTCTCAGGTTCAGGTAAGTGAGTCTGCTGGAAAATGATTCGTATGTAATAAGGATCTGCGCGACCTTGAGGTTATGTCTGGAGAAAGAATTGCTCCACTCCTGCATGAGCACACTCTGTCCCACTGCTGCACAGGCCTGTCTTACCGGAATTTCCCGCGGTCTTTTCTCAAAGCTAAGCATATCGATGCCGATTCCTATGGCACCGGAGCTAACAAGGATAACTTTCTTCCCCATCTCATGCAGAGCGGCAACCTGGGAAGCGATATTGTCCATGAAAGGGTGATTCAGCTTTTCCTCCTCTGTATTGATGGAAGAGGTACCGATCTTAATTACGATTTTATCGATATCGTCAAAGATATCCTTCCGGTCGATCAAAGATACGCCTCTGTTCTGAAGTTGTTTCTGATAGCCATTTATTCCAGTGTAGTGTCAAGTACGTCCGAGGCCTTCCTGTTGATCTTCCTGTGGGTGAACTTACGGGCCTCGGGTCCTGCGTAATCTGCA
The window above is part of the Methanolobus zinderi genome. Proteins encoded here:
- a CDS encoding WD40 repeat domain-containing protein — its product is MSIVPGVMTDVWDFVSPAKSLDEFEPYKTSLVAGSGVKNIDISPDGKFVVSSTLGIVNLWDTADLDLLYGYHVMNDESGATVKQREPYYNLVDIEFSKPGNYYLVGSNSNHPHYGGMTASHLTLYNMTHSIGVASRTFRTHQINDILIEDTAISPDETTYAACTEMTANPESCTITLWDIETGEVVNSITSDNYKATSITFTPDGKYLVASFDNSINPDRIVVFDLENEEIVRTIKERAVADLQFSDDGNILAAGSIYRSEVIVWDGNSYEELYRLRGLELSPDSTALSRDRKYIMAMDYSRLIVWDIESKRKIVSSRHRKIDFVDSFSSGTFSDDGKYVVIALVVKRGSEYTIQPDYNSGMVFIYDFEEILDAYYE
- the argC gene encoding N-acetyl-gamma-glutamyl-phosphate reductase yields the protein MYKIYVDGQHGTTGLLVNERLANHPEVEILEIPYEKRHDRELRKNLLNEADLVFLCLPDEAVEDTVGLVTNPNTKIIDASTANRINDSWAYGLPELSAAHREKVAGASRVSNPGCHATASIVALYPLVEEGIISKETAVPLFSITGYTGGGKKMIETYETTELQAYKAPRQYALGLTHKHVPEIMVQSGLKVNPILMPVVSNFPRGLAVTLPLSVKDLEISVTKQALYELYRKYYGDSIFIRVHVVDETEDLVDNAFDVQGSNDTNYLDLYIYGNEEQIQVISRLDNLGKGASGAAIQNMNIMLGMDETTGLL
- a CDS encoding DNA-3-methyladenine glycosylase family protein, with translation MTMYTLFRENFNLEYTLDCGQVFRWDYIDGWWTGVVNGDVVRLQQDPKSGEVLVDSGLPESFFENYFRFDDDLDTILQEVNKDEFMDEAIRKYRGLRLIRQDPWECLISYILATAWSIPNIKRGISMLCKNYGEEIEEGYYSFPDPASLIHACDEDMRACKLGFRGGRVIKAARHVEEGNLVLDDIFKMDYDAAKQRLMFLEGIGEKVADCILLFAFEKMEAFPVDTHVEKVVRTIYGNQDYFNGVVTKSKIGNWGRMYFGRYCGYAQQYFFYQKRQEGLL
- the pfkC gene encoding ADP-specific phosphofructokinase, whose translation is MEIEDWEKKYAKAFENIKASLGDIRGVFVAYNSNIDAIKHIKEEEMKKLVGIIGCGSIQKRVVEYPRVIDDPVDFMARLVISMRDGKAAEVPTHTTDIHDWLMDNLVFDYARMGGQAGIMSNLLANLGLNNVITYVPWLSREQAEYFVDSPNLKYPFIEDGKLILRHPMHIRDREQKPKVNWIIEYSKGTKVCCAGECFKVPRDNRLIVSSRPDWLRINMDSKIYEKLPQIRDQIDGAILAGYQIIREDYGDGLSYHHYVERAVNVIESLKECNPDMPIHVEFTSIQNKVIRKAILTDIVKKHVTSLGLDTIEVANALNVLGYERLAYDAMGKDEDSVIALYKGAIILLEKLELEVVNIHSLGHFMSLVSQESPIDVEDYREALLFASILAATQASTGGISSIEDAEIGLRVPVYEKGYENLYSLASYLVRQGICTMEDFENGCVNALGHSLVIVPTKVVKDPVGTVGIGDAISAGTFIAMLTKIKEKGRVKCPE
- the cca gene encoding CCA tRNA nucleotidyltransferase, which translates into the protein MTAADKPGEDIQKEVLKKIKPSDEEKRKLFMVVDELLEKATDTARKMDIDIGRAMLVGSAARGTWISGTHDLDIFISFPEETSREELEESGLLISREIAKDAEAFEERYAEHPYLNMRYRGFDVDLVPCFAVNSASCIKSAVDRTPFHNSFVKEHIDELQDEVLLLKQLMKGTGVYGSELRTQGFSGYLAELLIIHYGSFKDVVSDACEWKPGMVIDLLGHGTAKHEEPLVVVDPTDPGRNVAAALSVDKFARFIEICRSYLDRPSLEFFFPKPQKPLNDDEISGIIEERGSSFLAIVFKTPDLVEDVLYPQLDKMEISVKALLEQYEFTVINSGTWSGEDSVVVIELLSSALPLVKKHHGPPIWVRDHSQGFRSKYEGADETFALYIEDGRYVADIRRKFPTAREVLENRLTDCSMGKQLSKAVKKEHMILENKQLCNIRDADFRVFMRKWQKNGIP
- the argJ gene encoding bifunctional ornithine acetyltransferase/N-acetylglutamate synthase, producing MNFIEGGICAVKGVRAGGIKPTKMGMAVVQAEGNAAGVYTRNKVIAAPLVVTREHISKNGRLAGLIVNSGNANAFTGTQGLDDARTMASILASKLGVHEEVIGVASTGVVGRKLDTDWISNHLDEVMESMGEDADASMKAARAIMTTDTVPKEVAIEMESGVRIGGIAKGSGMIEPNMGTMLAFVYTDAEVSSDVLESCLKVAVDKSFNMIVVDGDTSTNDMVLLTATGQSGITPEQTDLQAGLDLVLTELAKMIAIDGEGATKLIESKVTGAASSEDARLVAKSIVRSPLVKSAIFGEDPNWGRVVVAAGYSGADMDQTKVSLSFSAGTEVVELVKDGQVVRNDEESLSQLKSIMAKEEICIITDLGMGHESATAWGCDLTYDYVRINAEYTT
- a CDS encoding ADP-dependent glucokinase/phosphofructokinase gives rise to the protein MNILCAYNANIDAIYKVDGQKMSEIAEGYKEEIAEKMKDPPGHISSIPDFFAGLFICMRHGTGAEWLIRDKEVFNWLRTNFLKASFMRMGGNMGIMANVLSELGASRVVPNVANPSELQMSFFSERAIYIPDGGEAVSSRDQEILAKHIGDEGELIHFVFDFKQGDSFVFSGNGISVPRENRFIASYDPLNLELHIDEQFRNYALEHINEMDGALISGYHLLREEYPDGSSYKEKLNRSIKQLSEWKKRNKHLHIHAELGHFESEEMANDVFNSLVPVVDNIGLNEDELATLARMNELDAAGILEMDSRAIIETAVSLCKASGQKRLQVHTHEFVLSVSSDTRSEAEQVLESLHFGVDCAATFACYGKLYSREELLQIASSISESKTGKKQMQKIIDYIPPGEYDITRRYSVFRKYRGYSICAVPTRICAEPVATVGLGDTISSAIFLRELELRA
- a CDS encoding WD40 repeat domain-containing protein; the encoded protein is MFSQKKTIYILISLLFIIITFLPQVSATNEPVPIKVSYPSITNVHTMDFSPDEKFLVIGDYYGDILIWNLETGENISDPNNVTEKERLMALLGKHDKTHVYSVKFSPDGKYVLTGGTLFDFESYAIGYRERDNPGISISEVYLWDVETGEYLKHYMKNDVVTSVAFSPDGKYYAASFSNDISNGTNIVKIWSILPQTSIVSLESNNDEVSSLAFTPDGRYLSVNYLNDEKPSKTIFWDWKNETPSFSLNTGSLEEIQFSNDGSIFAGRSRNTNSIQIFNSTNGNLYRDFKMYGMADSFVSYDLSPDGKYVAVVYDGNLLVWDVDTEEKIADFSMSSNAYWLDCVSFSPNMTYLANGGDLFESSEYYQSAEKAFSNAYEDGIFFEVYSTMLSGDAVFLWDFQDIKENEYIEDTLDTLFYITRIAFAVTSILVFFIIFFIAPIRRKKAEK